The following are encoded in a window of Cryobacterium sp. CG_9.6 genomic DNA:
- a CDS encoding GNAT family N-acetyltransferase: MTEDLSPVTAPTAPVSQRTEVRHNTATLRYTLWLDGEPVGLADYILTPTTVRFTHTEIDPRHRRQGLASILIEHALTDVCTHTSLRVIPQCPYVARWIDEHAEYQDLLIRGL, from the coding sequence ATGACAGAGGATCTCTCACCGGTCACCGCGCCGACGGCACCGGTCTCACAGCGCACCGAGGTGCGGCACAACACCGCGACGCTCCGCTACACCCTGTGGCTTGATGGCGAGCCGGTTGGCCTGGCCGATTACATACTCACACCCACGACCGTGCGATTCACCCACACCGAAATCGATCCCCGGCATCGCAGGCAGGGCCTGGCGTCGATTCTCATCGAGCATGCCCTCACGGATGTGTGCACCCACACGAGTCTGCGCGTCATTCCGCAGTGTCCATATGTGGCCAGGTGGATCGACGAGCACGCCGAGTATCAGGACCTATTGATCCGCGGCCTGTAG
- a CDS encoding DNA methyltransferase, with translation MPTAWNPTSPSRVIHADNLDVLPSLPDASFTLIYLDPPFNTGRPQTRQTTTSVRSAVGAGTKAKGTITGFKGLRYERIKGDLLGYDDQFEDYWAFLEPRLIEAWRLLADDGTLYLHLDYREAHYAKVLLDALFGRDCFLNELIWAYDYGAKSKNRWPTKHDTILVYVKNPATYYFDSTSVDREPYMAPGLVTPEKVAKGKLPTDVWWHTIVSPTGKEKTGYPTQKPIGILRRIIQASSREGDWVLDFFAGSGTTGAVAASLGRKFLLVDQNPDSMTVMRARLGPRVDAQFLAGTEYGPHVDFVPEHPDATDVLFSA, from the coding sequence ATGCCTACTGCGTGGAATCCGACCAGTCCCAGTCGGGTGATACACGCCGACAACCTCGACGTGCTTCCGAGCCTCCCCGACGCGTCCTTCACCCTCATCTATCTCGACCCGCCGTTCAACACGGGCCGGCCACAGACCCGCCAAACCACGACCTCGGTGCGTTCCGCCGTGGGCGCGGGCACCAAAGCCAAGGGAACCATCACCGGCTTCAAGGGTCTGCGCTATGAGCGCATCAAGGGTGACCTGCTCGGGTACGACGACCAGTTCGAGGACTACTGGGCTTTTCTCGAGCCACGCCTGATCGAAGCCTGGCGCCTCCTCGCCGACGACGGCACCCTGTACCTGCACCTCGATTACCGCGAGGCGCACTATGCCAAGGTGCTGCTCGACGCGCTCTTTGGTCGCGACTGCTTTCTCAACGAGCTCATCTGGGCCTATGACTACGGCGCGAAGTCCAAGAATCGCTGGCCCACCAAGCACGACACGATCCTCGTCTACGTGAAGAACCCGGCCACGTACTACTTCGACTCGACCTCGGTTGATCGGGAGCCCTACATGGCTCCCGGGCTGGTCACGCCCGAAAAGGTGGCTAAGGGCAAGCTGCCAACGGATGTCTGGTGGCACACCATCGTGTCGCCCACCGGCAAGGAGAAAACGGGTTACCCCACCCAGAAGCCCATCGGAATTCTGCGCCGCATCATTCAGGCGTCGAGCCGTGAGGGTGACTGGGTGCTGGACTTCTTCGCTGGCAGTGGCACCACGGGGGCCGTCGCTGCCAGCCTCGGGCGCAAGTTTCTGCTGGTGGATCAGAACCCCGACTCCATGACGGTGATGCGCGCCCGGCTCGGACCGCGCGTCGACGCCCAGTTCCTCGCCGGCACGGAATACGGTCCGCACGTGGACTTCGTGCCTGAACATCCCGATGCGACGGACGTGCTCTTCAGCGCCTGA